One window from the genome of Pantoea cypripedii encodes:
- a CDS encoding ABC transporter permease: MRQQGSTLLRLWGAFFNFYGAAVLLFLILPILVIVPLSFNSSSFLSYPLSGFSLRWYQTFFHSQEWLGALGNSLLIAPLATLLATILGVLASMGLVRGEFRGKGIVMAIIISPMVAPVVIIAVGMFFFFARLSLLNSYLGLVLAHTLLGVPFVVITVVAVLKSYDTNLSRAAASLGASPLLTFRKITLPLIAPGVFSGALFAFAASFDEVVVTLFLASPSQRTLPIQMFAGIRENLDPTIAAAATLMIAASLVLLIVMEILRRRGERMRQSHPAH, from the coding sequence ATGAGACAACAAGGTTCCACCCTGCTGCGCCTGTGGGGCGCGTTCTTCAACTTCTATGGCGCGGCGGTGCTGCTGTTTTTAATTCTGCCGATTCTGGTGATCGTGCCACTGTCGTTTAACTCCAGCTCATTCCTCAGCTACCCACTGAGCGGTTTTTCGCTACGCTGGTATCAAACCTTCTTTCATTCTCAGGAGTGGCTGGGCGCGCTGGGGAACAGTTTGCTGATTGCGCCGCTGGCGACCCTGCTCGCCACCATTCTTGGGGTGCTGGCGTCCATGGGGCTGGTACGCGGCGAATTTCGCGGCAAAGGCATCGTGATGGCGATTATCATTTCGCCGATGGTCGCGCCGGTGGTGATCATCGCGGTGGGGATGTTTTTCTTCTTCGCCCGTTTATCGCTGCTGAACAGCTATCTGGGACTGGTGCTGGCGCATACGCTGCTTGGCGTACCCTTTGTCGTGATTACCGTGGTTGCGGTGCTGAAAAGCTATGACACTAACCTGTCACGCGCGGCGGCCAGCCTCGGCGCGTCACCGCTGCTGACCTTTCGCAAAATCACCCTGCCGCTCATCGCTCCGGGGGTGTTCTCTGGCGCGCTGTTTGCCTTTGCTGCTTCATTTGATGAAGTGGTGGTGACCTTGTTTCTCGCCAGCCCAAGCCAGCGCACCCTGCCAATTCAGATGTTCGCCGGGATTCGCGAAAACCTCGATCCCACCATTGCAGCAGCGGCAACGCTGATGATTGCGGCTTCGCTGGTGCTGCTGATTGTGATGGAGATACTGCGGCGGCGTGGTGAGCGCATGCGTCAGTCGCATCCCGCCCATTAA
- the yfcD gene encoding NUDIX hydrolase YfcD has product MVDQPADSGIEWVDIVNEENEVIAQASRAQMRAQCLRHRATYIVVHDGMGKILVQRRTEIKDFMPGMLDATAGGVVQSGEDMLESARREAEEELGIAAVPFAEHGKFYFEDEHCRVWGGLFSCVSHGPFAMQEEEVDEVFWMTPEEITARCDEFTDDSLKALSLWLSRNSES; this is encoded by the coding sequence ATGGTGGATCAACCTGCAGATAGCGGTATCGAATGGGTAGATATCGTTAACGAAGAGAATGAAGTGATTGCGCAGGCCAGTCGCGCGCAGATGCGTGCGCAGTGTTTGCGTCATCGCGCCACCTACATCGTGGTGCATGACGGCATGGGTAAGATTCTGGTGCAGCGTCGTACCGAAATCAAAGACTTCATGCCCGGTATGCTCGATGCGACCGCAGGTGGCGTGGTGCAGAGCGGTGAAGACATGCTGGAATCAGCGCGTCGTGAAGCGGAAGAAGAACTGGGTATCGCCGCGGTGCCGTTTGCTGAGCATGGAAAATTCTACTTCGAAGATGAACATTGCCGCGTCTGGGGCGGTTTGTTCAGCTGCGTATCGCACGGTCCTTTTGCGATGCAGGAAGAAGAGGTGGATGAGGTCTTCTGGATGACGCCGGAAGAGATCACTGCCCGCTGTGATGAGTTCACTGATGATTCACTGAAAGCCTTATCGTTATGGCTGAGTCGCAATAGCGAATCATAA
- a CDS encoding ABC transporter permease, protein MSQNPVLDPPAQSVPNPRVPTLRQRLQRSEFAKTRRSLLLIAPLLVFVVVCFLFPIGSILSMSINNPELPEALPQTSKALQQWSGEALPDERVYALLAKELIAARDQGQISSVAKRLSYEDASYRRLILAVPRQAPADGVDVKNTLIAKQPLWGDLTTWRTLQRAAKPLTSLYLLSVFDRKVDAKTGDIVSQPADQALYVNVLLRTLWMATVVTLLCVGIGYPLAYWLAKQPSGRANLLMILVLLPFWTSLIVRTASWIVLLQSGGLINRALMGIGIIDHPLTLVFNRLGVYISMTHILLPFIVLPLYAVMKGISPSYMRAAISLGAHPFLAFWRVYVPQTFAGITAGALLVFMMAIGYYVTPALLGGPDDQMVSYFVAFFTNSTMNWGMAAALGSQLLIIVMLLYIVYIRVTRTSAEAAAR, encoded by the coding sequence ATGAGCCAAAATCCCGTTTTGGATCCCCCAGCACAATCAGTGCCCAACCCGCGCGTCCCGACGCTGCGCCAGCGCCTGCAACGCAGCGAGTTTGCAAAGACGCGACGTTCGCTGCTGCTGATTGCACCCTTGCTGGTGTTCGTGGTGGTCTGCTTTCTGTTCCCGATTGGCTCGATCCTGAGCATGAGCATCAATAACCCGGAGCTGCCGGAAGCGCTGCCACAAACCAGCAAAGCGTTGCAGCAGTGGTCTGGCGAGGCGCTGCCGGATGAGCGTGTCTATGCGCTGCTGGCGAAAGAGTTGATTGCCGCCCGCGATCAGGGACAAATCTCCAGCGTGGCAAAACGTCTCAGCTACGAAGATGCCAGCTACCGTCGCCTGATCCTCGCCGTGCCGCGTCAGGCCCCTGCCGACGGCGTGGATGTGAAAAACACCCTGATCGCCAAACAGCCACTGTGGGGCGATCTAACGACCTGGCGCACGCTGCAACGTGCCGCGAAGCCACTGACCAGTCTCTACTTATTGTCGGTGTTTGACCGTAAAGTCGATGCCAAAACCGGTGACATCGTCAGCCAGCCTGCTGACCAGGCGCTGTACGTGAATGTGCTGCTGCGGACCTTATGGATGGCGACGGTGGTGACGCTGCTGTGCGTCGGTATTGGTTATCCGCTGGCGTACTGGCTGGCGAAACAGCCTTCTGGCCGCGCCAATCTGCTGATGATTCTGGTGCTGCTGCCGTTCTGGACCTCATTAATTGTGCGTACCGCCAGCTGGATTGTGCTGCTGCAATCAGGCGGTCTGATTAACCGGGCGCTGATGGGCATCGGTATCATCGACCATCCACTGACGCTGGTGTTTAACCGCCTTGGCGTCTATATCTCGATGACCCATATTCTGTTGCCGTTTATCGTGCTGCCGCTGTACGCGGTGATGAAAGGCATTTCCCCCAGCTATATGCGTGCAGCTATCTCGCTCGGAGCGCATCCGTTCCTCGCCTTCTGGCGCGTCTATGTGCCGCAAACCTTCGCGGGCATCACGGCCGGTGCGCTGCTGGTGTTTATGATGGCGATTGGTTATTACGTCACCCCGGCGCTGCTCGGTGGCCCGGATGACCAGATGGTCAGCTACTTTGTGGCCTTCTTCACCAACAGCACCATGAACTGGGGCATGGCCGCCGCCCTGGGCAGCCAGCTGCTGATTATCGTGATGTTGCTGTACATCGTTTATATCCGTGTCACCCGTACCTCCGCAGAAGCGGCGGCGCGCTAA
- a CDS encoding ABC transporter ATP-binding protein, giving the protein MRNFVSFRNIKKSYDGDKLVVRNLNLDVEEGEFLTLLGPSGSGKTTSLMMLAGFETPTDGEILLRDKPLHTLPPHQRDIGMVFQNYALFPHMTVAENLAFPLSIRRMNKADIKSRVDRILDMIKLTSLADRYPAQMSGGQQQRVALARALVFEPKLVLMDEPLGALDKQLREHMQMEIKQLHDMLGLTIVYVTHDQSEAMTMSDRVAVFNDGMIQQMDSPDKLYEQPENAFVAQFIGENNSLLATQVTQNGDFYQVKLDDGTQLDALKVRPSSPGKKIQLSIRPERVNVNAPEQGDQIVQAQIQQFIYLGDHVRMLTSVAGQENFMVKLSPSKMDKSWQPGAQVTLSWQPQHLRALDVMLQ; this is encoded by the coding sequence ATGAGAAATTTCGTTAGTTTCAGGAACATAAAAAAGAGTTACGACGGCGATAAGCTGGTAGTACGTAACCTCAATCTTGACGTGGAGGAAGGGGAGTTTCTCACGCTGCTTGGTCCATCCGGTTCAGGTAAAACCACCAGTCTGATGATGCTGGCGGGCTTTGAAACGCCAACCGATGGTGAGATTTTATTGCGGGATAAACCGCTGCATACCTTGCCGCCACACCAGCGCGATATCGGCATGGTGTTCCAGAACTATGCGCTGTTTCCCCATATGACGGTGGCGGAAAACCTCGCCTTTCCGCTGTCGATTCGCCGCATGAACAAAGCTGACATCAAATCCCGCGTCGATCGCATTCTGGACATGATCAAACTGACGTCGCTGGCGGATCGCTACCCGGCACAAATGTCCGGTGGGCAACAGCAACGTGTGGCCCTGGCGCGTGCGCTGGTGTTTGAACCGAAGCTGGTGTTGATGGATGAACCGCTCGGTGCGCTGGATAAGCAGCTGCGTGAACATATGCAGATGGAAATCAAACAGTTACACGATATGCTGGGTCTGACGATCGTCTATGTTACGCACGATCAGAGCGAAGCGATGACCATGTCCGATCGGGTCGCGGTCTTCAACGATGGCATGATCCAGCAGATGGACAGCCCGGATAAACTTTACGAGCAGCCGGAGAATGCGTTTGTCGCGCAATTTATCGGTGAAAACAACAGCTTACTGGCGACTCAGGTGACGCAGAACGGTGATTTTTATCAGGTGAAACTGGATGATGGTACGCAGCTTGATGCGCTGAAAGTCCGTCCCAGCTCACCGGGCAAAAAGATCCAGCTCAGCATTCGCCCTGAGCGTGTCAACGTCAATGCGCCGGAGCAGGGCGATCAGATCGTGCAGGCGCAGATCCAGCAATTTATTTATCTCGGCGATCATGTGCGTATGCTGACCAGCGTGGCGGGGCAGGAGAACTTTATGGTGAAACTGTCGCCGTCGAAGATGGACAAAAGCTGGCAGCCGGGCGCGCAGGTCACCCTGTCATGGCAGCCGCAGCATCTGCGTGCGCTGGATGTGATGTTGCAGTAA
- the pta gene encoding phosphate acetyltransferase: protein MSRTIMLIPTGTSVGLTSVSLGVIRAMERKGVRLSVFKPIAQPRTGGDKPDQTTTIIRKNSTIPAAEPLLMSRVESLLGSNQQDVLMEEIIARYHENTKDAEVVLVEGLVPTRKHQFASALNYEIAKTLNAEIVFVTALGNDSPAQLKERIELTQSSFGGSKNKNITGVIINKLNAPVDEQGRTRPDLSEIFDDSSKASIANIDPKTLFTNSPLPVLGCVPWSFDLIATRAIDMCRHLNADIINEGEIQTRRVKSVTFCARSIPHMLEHFRPGSLLVTSADRPDVLLAACLAAMNGVEIGAILLTGGYEIDERIGRLCERAFQTGLPVFMVKTNTWQTSLSLQSFNLEVPADDTQRIEKVQEYVASYINDDWIESLTATSERSRRLSPPAFRYQLTELARKAGKRIVLPEGDEPRTVKAAAICAERGIATCVLLGNPDEIQRVAAAQGVELGKGIVIVDPEVVRENYVPRLVELRKSKGMTEVVAQEQLEDNVVLGTMMLESGEVDGLVSGAVHTTANTIRPPLQLIKTAPNSSLVSSVFFMLLPEQVLVYGDCAINPDPNPEQLAEIAIQSADSAKAFGIDPRVAMISYSTGNSGAGSDVEKVREATRIAQEKRPDLVIDGPLQYDAAIMEDVAKSKAPNSQVAGRATVFIFPDLNTGNTTYKAVQRSADLISIGPMLQGMRKPVNDLSRGALVDDIVYTIALTAIQSQQAEG from the coding sequence GTGTCACGTACAATTATGCTCATTCCAACCGGCACCAGCGTCGGCCTGACCAGCGTCAGTCTTGGCGTGATCCGTGCGATGGAACGCAAAGGCGTGCGCCTGAGCGTATTCAAACCGATTGCGCAGCCACGCACTGGCGGCGACAAACCGGACCAGACCACCACCATCATCCGTAAGAACTCCACGATCCCAGCCGCTGAACCGCTGCTGATGTCGCGTGTTGAGTCGCTGCTGGGTTCCAACCAGCAGGACGTGCTGATGGAAGAGATCATCGCCCGCTACCACGAAAACACCAAAGATGCCGAAGTGGTACTGGTGGAAGGTCTGGTGCCGACGCGCAAACACCAGTTTGCTTCCGCATTGAACTATGAAATTGCCAAAACCCTGAACGCCGAAATCGTCTTCGTCACCGCGCTGGGTAATGACTCTCCGGCCCAGCTGAAAGAACGTATCGAACTGACGCAAAGCAGCTTTGGCGGCAGCAAGAACAAAAATATCACCGGCGTGATCATCAACAAACTGAATGCACCGGTGGATGAACAGGGACGCACGCGTCCGGATTTGTCAGAGATTTTTGATGACTCTTCCAAAGCCAGCATCGCCAACATCGACCCGAAAACGCTGTTCACCAACAGCCCGCTGCCGGTGCTGGGTTGTGTGCCGTGGAGCTTTGATCTGATCGCCACCCGTGCGATTGATATGTGCCGCCACCTGAACGCCGACATCATCAACGAAGGTGAAATCCAGACGCGCCGGGTGAAATCTGTCACCTTCTGTGCCCGTAGCATTCCGCACATGCTGGAGCACTTCCGTCCGGGTTCTCTGCTGGTGACCTCAGCAGACCGTCCTGACGTGTTGCTGGCAGCCTGTCTGGCCGCGATGAATGGTGTGGAAATCGGTGCCATTCTGCTGACCGGTGGATACGAGATTGATGAGCGTATCGGTCGTCTGTGCGAGCGCGCCTTCCAGACCGGCCTGCCGGTATTTATGGTGAAAACCAACACCTGGCAGACTTCACTCAGCCTGCAAAGCTTCAACCTCGAAGTCCCGGCTGACGATACCCAGCGTATTGAAAAAGTGCAGGAATACGTTGCCAGCTACATCAATGACGACTGGATCGAATCGCTGACCGCCACTTCCGAGCGCAGCCGTCGTCTGTCACCGCCAGCCTTCCGCTACCAGCTGACTGAGCTGGCGCGCAAAGCGGGCAAGCGTATCGTCCTGCCGGAAGGCGACGAGCCGCGTACCGTGAAAGCGGCCGCCATCTGTGCCGAACGTGGTATCGCCACCTGTGTGCTGCTGGGTAACCCGGATGAGATCCAGCGTGTGGCTGCGGCTCAGGGCGTGGAACTGGGCAAAGGCATCGTCATTGTCGATCCGGAAGTGGTACGTGAGAACTATGTGCCGCGTCTGGTTGAACTGCGTAAGAGCAAAGGCATGACCGAAGTGGTTGCGCAGGAGCAGCTGGAAGACAACGTGGTGCTCGGCACCATGATGCTGGAAAGTGGCGAAGTTGACGGTCTGGTATCGGGTGCCGTTCATACCACCGCCAATACCATTCGTCCGCCGTTACAGCTGATCAAAACTGCGCCGAACAGCTCGCTGGTTTCATCTGTGTTCTTTATGCTGCTGCCGGAGCAGGTGCTGGTGTATGGCGACTGCGCCATCAACCCGGACCCGAACCCGGAACAGCTGGCCGAAATCGCTATCCAGTCTGCCGATTCTGCCAAAGCCTTCGGTATCGATCCGCGCGTGGCGATGATCTCCTACTCCACCGGTAATTCCGGTGCCGGTAGCGACGTGGAAAAAGTCCGTGAAGCCACGCGTATTGCGCAGGAAAAACGCCCGGATCTGGTGATCGACGGTCCGTTGCAGTATGACGCCGCGATCATGGAAGACGTGGCAAAATCTAAAGCGCCGAACTCGCAGGTTGCGGGCCGTGCTACCGTGTTTATCTTCCCTGACCTGAACACCGGTAACACCACCTACAAAGCGGTACAGCGCTCAGCAGACCTGATCTCCATCGGGCCGATGTTGCAGGGTATGCGTAAGCCGGTCAACGACCTGTCACGCGGCGCGCTGGTGGATGATATCGTCTACACCATCGCCCTGACAGCGATTCAGTCTCAGCAGGCTGAAGGCTAA
- the yfcF gene encoding glutathione transferase — MNYPNMTLWSDASFFSPYAMSVYVALTEKGIPFTLKRVDLSRDAQWDDDYRALSLTCRVPTLQIDDFILNESSAIAEYLEERFPAPEYERLYPRDREKRAHAREIQAWLRSDLMPLRQERPTEVLFAGERFAPLSPAGEQAAQKLITAVLRLLPDGQQNLFGEWSIADTDLAVMINRLALHGDALPVKLQHYAEFQWQRASVQLWLTESGKQR, encoded by the coding sequence ATGAATTACCCGAACATGACGTTGTGGTCCGATGCTTCATTCTTCAGCCCTTATGCTATGTCGGTCTATGTGGCACTGACCGAAAAGGGCATTCCCTTTACCCTGAAACGTGTTGATCTGTCGCGCGATGCGCAATGGGATGATGATTATCGTGCGCTGTCGCTCACCTGTCGGGTGCCGACGTTGCAAATTGATGATTTTATCCTTAATGAATCTTCAGCCATTGCCGAATATCTTGAGGAGCGCTTTCCGGCACCGGAGTATGAACGTCTGTACCCCCGCGACCGGGAAAAGCGCGCCCATGCCCGTGAAATTCAGGCATGGCTGCGCAGCGACCTGATGCCGCTACGTCAGGAGCGCCCAACCGAAGTGTTGTTTGCCGGTGAACGTTTTGCGCCGCTCAGCCCCGCAGGCGAACAGGCGGCACAGAAGCTGATTACGGCGGTGCTGCGGCTGTTGCCGGATGGGCAGCAGAACCTGTTTGGTGAATGGTCGATTGCGGATACCGATTTGGCGGTGATGATTAATCGTCTGGCGTTACACGGTGATGCGCTACCGGTGAAGCTACAGCATTACGCCGAGTTCCAGTGGCAGCGGGCGTCAGTGCAGCTGTGGCTGACAGAATCGGGCAAACAACGCTGA
- a CDS encoding ABC transporter substrate-binding protein — protein sequence MVKKLAVLIFATIALQAQAETLTVISFGGTNKDAQDKAFYKPFTAAGKGTIDAGEYNGEMARIRAMVETKQVGWDVVELETPELLRGCDEGLFETLDWSKLGNKSDFIPGSVSECGAGIFVWSTVLTYDADKLKTAPTSWADFWDVKKFPGKRALRKSAKYTLEIALMADGVKREDVYKVLATPAGVDRAFKKLDELKPNIQWWESGAQPLQWLVSGDVVMASAYNGRVGTAQAEGHNFKIVWDGGLYDLDNWAIVKGSKHKALAEQFIAFANQPENQKVYAENIPYGPTNIKAGSLLAPERLKQLPTSPDNLAKSVQVDANFWLEHGEELEQRFNSWAAK from the coding sequence ATGGTTAAAAAGTTAGCTGTACTCATTTTCGCTACCATAGCACTGCAAGCACAGGCAGAAACCCTGACTGTGATCTCTTTTGGTGGCACCAATAAAGACGCCCAGGACAAAGCATTCTATAAACCCTTTACCGCAGCCGGGAAAGGCACCATCGACGCGGGCGAATACAACGGCGAAATGGCGCGCATCCGTGCCATGGTGGAAACCAAACAGGTAGGCTGGGATGTGGTTGAGCTGGAAACCCCGGAACTGCTGCGTGGCTGCGATGAAGGTCTGTTCGAGACGCTCGACTGGAGCAAGCTGGGCAACAAAAGTGATTTCATTCCTGGCAGCGTCAGCGAATGTGGTGCCGGGATTTTTGTCTGGTCTACCGTGCTGACCTATGACGCCGACAAACTGAAAACTGCCCCCACCAGCTGGGCCGATTTCTGGGATGTGAAGAAATTCCCAGGTAAACGCGCGCTGCGTAAGAGCGCCAAATATACCCTCGAAATCGCGCTGATGGCGGATGGCGTAAAACGTGAAGATGTCTACAAAGTGCTGGCGACCCCGGCCGGTGTTGATCGCGCCTTCAAAAAGCTGGATGAGCTGAAACCGAATATCCAGTGGTGGGAATCCGGCGCACAGCCGCTGCAGTGGCTGGTATCGGGTGACGTGGTAATGGCATCGGCGTACAACGGCCGTGTCGGCACCGCTCAGGCGGAAGGCCACAACTTCAAAATCGTCTGGGACGGCGGCCTGTATGACCTGGATAACTGGGCCATCGTCAAAGGCTCGAAACATAAAGCCCTGGCAGAACAGTTTATCGCCTTCGCTAACCAGCCAGAAAATCAGAAAGTCTACGCCGAAAATATTCCTTACGGCCCGACCAATATCAAGGCCGGTTCCCTGCTGGCACCTGAACGCCTGAAGCAGCTGCCTACCTCGCCGGATAACCTGGCGAAATCGGTGCAGGTGGATGCCAATTTCTGGCTCGAACATGGTGAAGAACTGGAACAGCGCTTTAACAGCTGGGCCGCGAAGTAA
- a CDS encoding PLP-dependent aminotransferase family protein, which produces MRSLLGDLLFQRLNQLAGGSLAKRLYDVLQGAIQEGAIATGVRLPASRDLARELSVSRNTVLAAYEKLQSEGYLETRTGSGTFVCLVLPEESPEVAPTPTPRARGMNTIRLSRRGARLLSQSGAGAFQWGAFMPGVPDVSYMPHDIWRKIQLRISRRLPVESLSYANHGGCVELQQALAEYLRVIRSVNCTAEQVLVTAGTHQSLDLLAKMLCDPGDSALVEEPGYWGIRNVLAVNGIDLIPTEVDDQGLVLPAEQSDRPAPRLICVTPSHQYPLGAVMSLQRRHELLNRAKSTGSWVVEDDYDGEFRFAGSPIPALQGLSPDAPVIYLGTFSKTLYPGIRLSYMVVPKPLATRMKMAHSELYRGGYGLVQLTLAEFIREGHYAAHVRRMRQIYSRRRAALVALITDTLGASWVVHHSNAGLHLILGLPESIDDVAFSAELEQNGVLTRPLSSYYQRGTLRRGLLLGYACVDEAQMATAFAPILQRLQHHLNTTPVPM; this is translated from the coding sequence TTGCGCAGCTTACTGGGTGACCTGCTGTTTCAGCGTTTAAATCAGCTTGCCGGCGGTTCGTTGGCGAAGCGCCTGTACGACGTGTTGCAGGGAGCGATTCAGGAAGGTGCCATTGCCACCGGCGTGCGGCTGCCCGCCAGCCGTGACCTGGCGCGTGAACTTTCCGTGTCGCGTAATACCGTGCTGGCGGCCTACGAAAAACTGCAATCGGAAGGCTATCTGGAAACCCGCACCGGAAGTGGTACCTTCGTCTGCCTGGTGCTGCCGGAAGAAAGCCCGGAAGTGGCTCCGACGCCGACGCCGCGGGCACGTGGTATGAATACTATCCGCCTGTCACGACGTGGGGCGCGTCTGCTGTCACAAAGTGGCGCCGGGGCGTTTCAGTGGGGCGCGTTTATGCCGGGCGTACCGGATGTGAGTTACATGCCGCACGATATCTGGCGCAAAATCCAGCTGCGCATCAGCCGTCGCCTGCCGGTGGAATCCCTGAGTTATGCCAACCACGGCGGATGTGTCGAGCTGCAACAGGCGCTGGCCGAGTATCTGCGGGTTATCCGTTCGGTCAACTGCACGGCAGAGCAGGTGCTGGTGACAGCGGGCACCCATCAGTCACTCGATTTACTGGCGAAAATGCTGTGCGATCCGGGTGATAGCGCGCTGGTGGAGGAACCGGGTTACTGGGGCATCCGCAATGTGCTGGCGGTCAATGGTATCGACCTGATCCCCACCGAGGTGGACGACCAGGGGCTGGTGCTGCCCGCAGAGCAGAGCGACCGTCCCGCGCCGCGCCTGATTTGTGTCACCCCCTCGCATCAGTACCCGCTGGGTGCAGTGATGAGCCTGCAACGCCGCCATGAGCTGCTAAACCGCGCCAAAAGTACCGGTAGCTGGGTGGTTGAGGATGATTACGACGGTGAGTTTCGCTTTGCCGGTAGCCCGATTCCGGCGCTCCAGGGGTTGTCGCCCGATGCGCCGGTGATTTATCTCGGCACCTTCAGCAAGACGCTCTATCCGGGCATTCGCCTGAGTTACATGGTGGTGCCAAAACCTCTGGCGACACGCATGAAAATGGCCCATTCGGAACTTTATCGTGGCGGGTATGGCCTGGTGCAGCTGACGCTGGCGGAGTTTATTCGTGAAGGGCACTACGCGGCCCATGTGCGGCGGATGCGGCAGATTTACAGCCGTCGCCGTGCTGCGCTGGTGGCGCTGATTACCGACACCCTCGGCGCGTCCTGGGTGGTGCATCACAGCAATGCCGGGCTGCACCTGATTCTCGGCCTGCCGGAAAGCATCGACGATGTGGCTTTCAGCGCTGAACTGGAGCAGAACGGCGTGCTGACACGTCCGCTCTCCTCGTACTACCAGCGCGGGACCTTGCGTCGTGGCCTGCTGCTGGGCTATGCCTGCGTTGACGAAGCGCAGATGGCCACCGCCTTCGCGCCGATTCTGCAACGCCTGCAACACCATCTCAACACCACACCGGTTCCGATGTGA
- a CDS encoding 4-aminobutyrate--2-oxoglutarate transaminase — protein MSNSELQARRLNATPRGVGVMCDFYAVKAENATLWDHQGREYTDFSAGIAVLNTGHRHPKVMTAVKQQLDCFTHTAFQVIPYENYISLAERLNERVPVTGPAKTTFFSTGAEAVENAVKIARAATGRPGIIAFTGAFHGRTHMTMTLTGKVVPYKTGFGPFASSVFHARYPNALHGHSVAAALESIESIFRCDISPQQVAAIIFEPIQGEGGFNVAPPEFVTALRKLCDQHGILLIADEIQSGFARTGKLFASEYYDVKPDLITMAKSLAGGMPLSAVSGRAEVMDAPQPGGLGGTYAGSPPAIAAAHAVLDVIDEEQLCQRANQLGAKLSETLQGAGCRSLADVRGRGSMIAAEFNDAAGKPSADIARAIQQQALAQGLILLTCGVHGNVIRFLYPLTIPDAQFNSALQLLSGILAQH, from the coding sequence ATGAGTAACAGCGAATTACAGGCACGTCGTTTAAACGCCACCCCACGCGGTGTCGGTGTGATGTGCGATTTCTATGCCGTGAAAGCGGAAAACGCCACGCTCTGGGATCATCAGGGCCGTGAATACACCGATTTCAGCGCCGGTATCGCGGTGCTGAACACCGGCCACCGTCACCCGAAAGTGATGACTGCGGTGAAACAGCAGCTGGATTGCTTCACCCACACCGCGTTCCAGGTGATCCCTTACGAGAATTACATCAGCCTGGCCGAGCGCCTGAATGAGCGCGTACCGGTTACCGGCCCGGCCAAAACCACCTTCTTCTCCACCGGTGCCGAAGCGGTGGAAAATGCGGTGAAAATTGCCCGCGCAGCGACCGGTCGTCCCGGCATCATCGCCTTCACCGGCGCGTTTCATGGCCGCACCCATATGACCATGACGCTGACCGGCAAAGTGGTCCCCTACAAGACCGGCTTTGGTCCGTTCGCCAGTTCAGTATTTCATGCCCGCTACCCCAATGCGCTGCATGGCCACAGCGTGGCAGCAGCACTGGAAAGTATCGAGTCAATTTTCCGTTGCGATATCAGCCCGCAACAGGTTGCGGCGATTATTTTCGAGCCGATCCAGGGTGAAGGTGGCTTCAACGTCGCCCCCCCGGAATTCGTCACTGCGTTGCGTAAGCTGTGCGACCAGCACGGCATATTGCTGATTGCCGACGAGATTCAGAGTGGTTTTGCCCGTACCGGTAAGCTGTTTGCCAGCGAATATTACGACGTGAAGCCTGACCTGATCACCATGGCGAAAAGCCTGGCGGGCGGCATGCCGTTGTCAGCGGTGTCCGGGCGCGCTGAGGTGATGGATGCACCGCAACCGGGCGGCCTCGGAGGCACCTACGCCGGTAGCCCGCCAGCAATTGCTGCGGCCCACGCGGTGCTCGACGTGATCGACGAAGAACAACTGTGTCAGCGAGCGAACCAGCTCGGCGCAAAATTGAGTGAAACCCTGCAGGGTGCCGGGTGTCGTTCACTGGCTGACGTGCGCGGTCGCGGTTCGATGATTGCGGCTGAGTTTAATGATGCCGCAGGCAAACCGTCTGCCGATATCGCCCGCGCCATTCAGCAGCAGGCTCTGGCACAGGGGCTGATTCTGCTGACCTGTGGCGTACACGGTAACGTGATCCGCTTCCTTTACCCGCTCACCATTCCGGATGCGCAGTTCAACAGCGCATTGCAACTGCTGTCCGGCATTCTGGCGCAACACTAA